One genomic segment of Virgibacillus doumboii includes these proteins:
- the pntB gene encoding Re/Si-specific NAD(P)(+) transhydrogenase subunit beta has translation MSEGLVTAAYIIAAILFILSLSGLSKQETAKRGNVFGIFGMAIAVIATILSVNLDVDSWIYILAAMLIGALVGVPYAKKVNMTEMPELIAALHSFVGLAAVLVGYNTFIAMKTGEPLHGILLTIELTEIYLGIFIGAITLTGSIVAFGKLHGMIRSRPLSYSFKNAVFFMALLTSAVLMFLFILDGGAANSLIFLAVMTGIALFIGWQMVMAIGGADMPVVISMLNSFSGWAAAASGFMLSNDLLIITGALVGSSGAILSYIMCQGMNRSFLSVIAGGFGDNGTSSGDDDAAVGDYHEVSLDDVAELLKQSDSVIITPGYGMAVAQAQYPVAEITRKLRDQGIKVRFAIHPVAGRLPGHMNVLLAEANVPYDIVLEMDEINEDFPETDAVLVIGANDTVNPSAQENPSGPIAGMPVLEVWNAKNVIVLKRSMASGYSGVQNPLFFKENTHMCFGDAKTTTEEILNKISSDGSGSSRKII, from the coding sequence ATGTCTGAAGGTTTAGTAACAGCAGCATATATTATTGCAGCCATCCTTTTTATCTTAAGTTTGAGCGGTCTTTCCAAACAGGAAACGGCGAAAAGAGGAAATGTCTTTGGTATTTTCGGAATGGCAATTGCAGTAATTGCCACTATTTTAAGTGTCAATTTGGATGTTGACAGCTGGATTTACATTTTAGCTGCCATGCTGATAGGTGCCCTGGTAGGCGTTCCTTATGCAAAAAAAGTTAACATGACCGAGATGCCGGAATTAATTGCTGCGCTGCACAGTTTTGTCGGGCTGGCCGCGGTATTGGTTGGTTATAATACGTTTATTGCGATGAAAACTGGAGAACCTTTACACGGGATTCTTTTAACTATTGAATTGACGGAAATATATCTTGGTATTTTCATTGGTGCGATTACCCTTACCGGATCTATTGTAGCTTTTGGAAAATTGCATGGCATGATCCGCTCCAGGCCATTGTCTTATTCATTTAAGAATGCCGTCTTTTTTATGGCTTTACTTACTTCAGCTGTTCTTATGTTTTTATTCATCCTTGATGGAGGTGCGGCAAATTCGCTGATTTTCCTTGCTGTCATGACCGGTATTGCCTTGTTCATTGGCTGGCAGATGGTTATGGCAATAGGCGGTGCTGATATGCCGGTTGTCATCTCCATGTTAAACTCTTTTTCCGGCTGGGCTGCTGCGGCATCCGGATTTATGCTTTCAAATGATCTGTTAATCATAACCGGTGCTTTAGTAGGGTCTTCAGGTGCGATTTTATCCTACATAATGTGTCAGGGGATGAACCGGTCATTCCTTTCCGTGATTGCCGGTGGTTTTGGTGATAATGGAACAAGTTCCGGTGATGATGACGCGGCGGTCGGCGACTATCATGAAGTTAGTCTGGATGATGTGGCAGAACTGCTGAAACAATCCGATTCGGTCATTATTACACCAGGTTACGGTATGGCAGTGGCCCAGGCACAATACCCTGTAGCAGAGATAACCAGGAAACTCCGTGATCAGGGTATTAAGGTACGGTTTGCCATCCATCCTGTGGCGGGACGGTTGCCGGGGCATATGAATGTACTTCTGGCGGAAGCAAATGTACCATATGATATTGTTTTGGAAATGGATGAAATTAATGAAGATTTTCCTGAAACAGACGCAGTACTTGTTATTGGTGCCAATGACACAGTGAACCCGTCCGCACAGGAAAATCCATCCGGCCCCATCGCTGGCATGCCGGTGCTTGAAGTATGGAATGCAAAAAATGTTATCGTTTTAAAACGCTCCATGGCATCCGGTTATTCCGGCGTGCAAAACCCATTATTCTTTAAAGAAAACACACACATGTGCTTCGGGGATGCTAAAACGACAACGGAGGAAATACTTAATAAGATTTCAAGTGATGGCAGCGGATCTTCGCGTAAAATAATCTAG
- a CDS encoding Re/Si-specific NAD(P)(+) transhydrogenase subunit alpha, with protein sequence MRIGIPKESLAGETRVAATPKTVKQLIKLGFQVYVESGAGSRANFTDEQYTAAGAVCIEADDVWQSDVIYKVNPPNEEEIMKIKDGATLVSFVNPDQDPDLLAKLSEKNINVLAMDMVPRISRAQSLDALSSMANIGGYRAVMEAAHTFGRFLNGQITAAGKVPPAKVFIIGAGVAGLAAIGASKSLGAVVRAFDARSEVAEQIESMGGEFLEVTFDDEEDGSTSTGYAKAMSDEFIKAEMALIAEQAKEVDIIITTALIRGKPAPKLVTKEMVDSMKPGSVIVDMAAATGGNCEYTVPGEVVVTDSGVNVIGYTDLPGRMPAQTSDMYGTNLVNLAKLLCKEKDGTINIDFEDVVLRNMSVICKGEITYPPPEVSVSVPPKKQEPEKQEEPAEPEAPAKSSNLKYVFGGAAVLLFGWLGYVSPPELLGHFTVFALAIVVGYYVIWDVTHALHTPLMSVTNAISGIIIVGALLQINSPNVTVQILSFLGILIASINIFGGFTVTQRMLKMFNKG encoded by the coding sequence ATGAGAATTGGAATACCGAAAGAAAGTCTTGCCGGTGAGACTCGCGTTGCAGCAACACCTAAAACGGTCAAGCAATTGATAAAACTGGGATTCCAGGTTTATGTTGAGTCCGGTGCCGGCAGCCGGGCCAATTTTACGGATGAACAGTATACAGCCGCGGGAGCTGTATGCATCGAAGCGGATGATGTCTGGCAGTCTGATGTCATCTACAAAGTCAATCCTCCAAATGAGGAAGAAATCATGAAAATCAAGGATGGCGCGACGCTGGTCAGCTTTGTCAATCCCGACCAGGATCCGGATTTACTTGCCAAACTTTCTGAAAAAAATATCAATGTGCTGGCTATGGATATGGTGCCGCGAATTTCCCGTGCCCAATCATTGGATGCACTTTCATCCATGGCTAACATTGGCGGATACAGGGCCGTAATGGAGGCGGCGCATACGTTTGGGCGTTTCCTTAATGGACAGATTACTGCAGCAGGTAAAGTTCCGCCAGCCAAGGTGTTTATCATTGGTGCCGGGGTAGCCGGGTTGGCGGCAATCGGTGCAAGCAAGTCACTTGGGGCAGTCGTCCGTGCCTTTGATGCTCGTTCCGAGGTGGCGGAACAAATTGAATCGATGGGCGGGGAATTTTTAGAAGTGACTTTCGATGATGAAGAAGATGGTTCGACGTCCACAGGTTATGCCAAAGCGATGTCAGATGAATTTATCAAAGCTGAAATGGCGCTGATTGCCGAACAGGCTAAAGAAGTCGATATCATTATTACAACCGCACTTATTCGCGGCAAGCCGGCGCCTAAACTCGTTACAAAGGAAATGGTCGACAGCATGAAACCCGGCTCTGTCATTGTTGATATGGCTGCAGCTACTGGGGGTAACTGTGAATATACAGTTCCGGGTGAAGTAGTGGTTACCGACTCAGGGGTAAACGTGATCGGCTATACGGACCTTCCCGGACGGATGCCGGCCCAAACATCAGACATGTATGGAACCAATCTGGTAAATCTGGCAAAACTGCTTTGTAAGGAAAAAGACGGAACCATAAACATCGATTTTGAAGATGTCGTCCTGCGCAACATGAGTGTTATTTGTAAAGGGGAAATAACCTATCCGCCGCCTGAAGTGAGTGTGTCCGTCCCGCCGAAAAAGCAGGAACCTGAAAAACAGGAGGAGCCTGCAGAACCGGAAGCACCTGCGAAGTCTTCCAATCTGAAATATGTATTTGGCGGAGCGGCTGTTTTATTATTTGGCTGGTTAGGCTATGTTTCTCCGCCGGAACTTTTGGGGCATTTTACCGTTTTTGCGCTTGCCATTGTCGTTGGCTATTATGTGATTTGGGATGTAACCCATGCGTTGCATACACCGTTGATGTCCGTCACCAACGCCATCTCGGGAATTATTATCGTTGGCGCATTATTGCAGATTAACAGTCCGAACGTTACAGTCCAGATCCTGTCTTTTCTTGGTATATTGATAGCTTCCATTAATATATTTGGCGGCTTTACTGTCACACAACGCATGTTGAAGATGTTTAATAAAGGCTAA
- a CDS encoding ABC transporter ATP-binding protein codes for MSTFVKMENIQHSYNKETVLKEVNLNIPEGQLFGLLGPSGSGKTTMVKIMIGLLTPSNGTTRIESEKMPSFKQMQKIGYMAQSDALYSELTARENLHFFASIYKIPKKQQKERIEGAAKIVDLSDHLDKTLEKFSGGMKRRMSLAIAILHQPNLLILDEPTVGIDPVLRASIWDELRNMQKQGTTIIITTHVMDEAEKCDNLALLRDGRIIAQGSPDALKEKSSTDTLEEAFLHYGGGAEHAHSSNH; via the coding sequence ATGTCCACCTTCGTTAAAATGGAAAACATCCAGCACAGCTACAACAAAGAAACCGTATTAAAAGAAGTTAACCTCAACATTCCGGAAGGCCAGCTGTTCGGCTTACTCGGACCATCAGGCTCGGGGAAAACGACGATGGTGAAAATTATGATAGGCCTGCTCACTCCCTCGAACGGAACAACCCGCATCGAATCAGAAAAAATGCCATCCTTCAAACAGATGCAAAAGATCGGCTACATGGCTCAGTCCGACGCACTCTATAGTGAATTAACAGCAAGGGAGAATCTGCATTTTTTTGCAAGTATCTATAAGATTCCCAAAAAGCAACAGAAGGAACGTATCGAGGGAGCAGCAAAAATCGTCGATCTCTCCGACCACCTGGACAAAACACTGGAGAAATTTTCAGGGGGGATGAAGCGGCGTATGTCACTGGCCATCGCCATCCTGCATCAGCCCAACCTGCTTATCCTTGATGAGCCGACAGTCGGGATTGATCCGGTTCTGCGCGCGTCCATTTGGGATGAACTGCGGAACATGCAGAAACAGGGTACGACGATTATCATCACTACCCATGTCATGGATGAAGCGGAAAAATGTGATAATCTCGCACTACTGAGAGATGGCCGCATCATCGCCCAGGGCAGTCCGGACGCATTAAAAGAAAAAAGCAGTACAGACACATTGGAGGAAGCATTTTTACACTATGGGGGAGGTGCCGAGCATGCGCATTCAAGCAATCATTAA
- a CDS encoding ABC transporter permease, producing MRIQAIIKRIIQQFKRDKRSIALMMVAPLLVMTLLWLVLDMDQYEPTIAVTDIPAPMQDALEEQDATILETDESHGEWALQHETADAHLVFEKKQAELTMEGSSPSATSAVQRVISEAVKQINPNAPELEVNFLHGSSNLNLFDQTGSVLIGFFVFFFVFIIGGVSFLRERTQGTLERLLATPLKRWEIVAGYLLGFGIFIIIQSIIIAAFSIYVLGIYMEGSFAAVLVITFLLAITALSLSTLLSAYAKNEFQMFQFIPVVIIPQVFFSGLFPTESVEWINAIGQIMPLTYGAEALKAIMIQGEGLSDVIVNIAYLIGFSAAFILLNIIALKRHRTL from the coding sequence ATGCGCATTCAAGCAATCATTAAACGCATCATCCAGCAATTTAAACGCGACAAACGAAGCATCGCGCTAATGATGGTCGCACCACTCCTGGTCATGACGCTTTTGTGGCTTGTACTCGATATGGATCAATACGAACCAACCATCGCAGTCACTGACATTCCGGCACCAATGCAAGATGCACTTGAGGAGCAGGACGCCACCATTCTTGAAACCGATGAAAGTCATGGGGAATGGGCACTGCAGCATGAAACGGCTGATGCACATCTCGTATTTGAAAAAAAGCAGGCAGAACTGACAATGGAAGGGAGCAGCCCAAGCGCAACATCGGCCGTGCAGCGTGTTATAAGCGAGGCCGTTAAACAAATCAACCCGAATGCGCCGGAACTAGAAGTGAATTTTCTCCATGGTTCATCCAACCTGAATTTATTTGACCAGACCGGCTCTGTTTTAATCGGATTTTTTGTATTCTTTTTCGTATTTATCATCGGCGGTGTATCATTTCTTCGGGAACGAACACAGGGAACGCTCGAACGCTTGCTGGCAACCCCGCTGAAGCGCTGGGAAATTGTTGCCGGCTACCTGCTCGGATTCGGTATTTTTATCATCATCCAATCAATCATTATCGCAGCCTTTTCCATTTATGTGCTCGGCATCTACATGGAAGGGTCGTTCGCCGCGGTGCTGGTGATCACATTCCTGCTCGCAATCACAGCACTAAGTCTTAGCACATTGCTGTCAGCCTATGCCAAAAACGAATTTCAGATGTTCCAGTTTATCCCGGTTGTTATTATTCCACAGGTATTCTTTTCCGGTTTGTTCCCGACCGAATCGGTAGAGTGGATTAATGCCATCGGACAAATTATGCCGCTGACGTATGGAGCAGAAGCGTTGAAGGCAATCATGATACAAGGCGAAGGACTGTCCGATGTTATCGTAAACATCGCTTATTTAATCGGCTTTTCAGCAGCATTTATTTTGCTGAATATCATCGCACTGAAACGCCACCGCACATTATAA
- a CDS encoding TetR/AcrR family transcriptional regulator yields the protein MSDMIDALQNEGNMTPKQIEIVRAAIELISEKGYYNTSTSEIAKRAGVAEGTIFRHYRTKKDLLVTIVKPVIVNFTAPLFAKKLVDQVFQEDYKHFEDLLYAFIKNRFEFAQANIPLLKILLQELAFHPEIQEAFKRAFLENVYPALNKTLDFYKEKGELQNLPNETIIRGMAPIAMGFIINRFIIQPDKDWDDEAEIKQTIKTIMNGIGT from the coding sequence ATGTCAGATATGATCGATGCATTACAAAATGAGGGAAATATGACGCCAAAACAAATCGAAATCGTCAGGGCAGCGATTGAACTGATTTCCGAAAAAGGCTACTACAACACATCAACGAGTGAAATCGCCAAGCGGGCAGGGGTGGCGGAAGGGACAATTTTTCGCCATTACCGTACAAAAAAAGACCTGCTCGTTACGATAGTCAAACCGGTTATCGTGAACTTTACAGCACCTCTCTTTGCAAAAAAACTCGTTGATCAGGTTTTCCAGGAAGATTATAAACACTTTGAGGACCTGCTTTACGCGTTTATTAAAAATCGTTTTGAATTTGCACAGGCTAATATCCCGCTGCTGAAAATTCTTTTGCAGGAATTGGCGTTTCATCCGGAGATACAGGAAGCTTTCAAGCGTGCTTTTCTGGAAAACGTATATCCTGCACTCAATAAGACACTTGATTTTTATAAAGAAAAAGGGGAACTGCAGAATCTGCCGAACGAAACCATCATTCGTGGAATGGCCCCCATAGCAATGGGATTCATCATAAACCGCTTCATCATTCAACCGGATAAAGACTGGGACGACGAAGCGGAAATCAAGCAAACGATTAAAACGATTATGAACGGAATTGGGACATAA
- a CDS encoding fructose bisphosphate aldolase, whose protein sequence is MNQKHFEQMKNGDGFIAALDQSGGSTPKALALYGVSEDQYSSEDEMFDLVHGMRTRIITSPAFNSDRIIGAILFEQTMDREIEGMYTGDYLAEKKGVVPFLKVDKGLADESNGVQLMKPINDLDDTLKRANERHIFGTKMRSVIKEANPEGIKAVVDQQFEVGKKIIDAGLVPIIEPEVDINSPEKEKCEELLKAEIQSHLDNLGQDEYVMLKLTIPTVANLYKELIEHPKVVRVVALSGGYATEEANEKLKENNGLIASFSRALTQDLNANQTDEEFNKELDEAVESIYQASI, encoded by the coding sequence ATGAATCAAAAACACTTTGAACAAATGAAAAACGGAGATGGATTTATTGCAGCGCTGGACCAGAGTGGCGGGAGTACACCAAAAGCACTGGCCCTATATGGCGTTTCAGAAGATCAATATTCCAGCGAGGATGAAATGTTTGATTTGGTACACGGAATGCGCACGCGAATCATCACATCCCCTGCTTTCAATTCCGATCGTATCATCGGTGCTATTCTGTTTGAACAAACAATGGACCGCGAAATTGAAGGAATGTACACAGGTGATTATTTGGCTGAGAAAAAAGGCGTTGTTCCATTTCTGAAAGTGGATAAAGGCCTTGCCGATGAATCAAATGGCGTGCAGCTGATGAAGCCGATCAACGACCTGGATGATACATTGAAACGCGCAAATGAGCGTCATATCTTTGGAACGAAGATGCGCTCTGTTATTAAGGAAGCAAATCCTGAAGGCATCAAAGCCGTTGTCGACCAGCAATTTGAAGTCGGCAAAAAAATCATTGATGCCGGTCTCGTACCGATTATTGAACCGGAAGTGGATATTAACAGTCCGGAAAAAGAAAAATGTGAAGAACTGTTGAAGGCAGAAATTCAGAGCCATCTAGATAACTTAGGACAAGACGAGTATGTGATGCTGAAGTTGACTATTCCAACAGTTGCTAATTTGTATAAAGAACTGATTGAGCATCCGAAAGTTGTTCGTGTTGTTGCACTTTCCGGTGGTTATGCCACAGAAGAAGCGAATGAAAAGCTGAAAGAAAATAATGGACTTATCGCAAGCTTCTCACGCGCGTTGACGCAGGATTTGAATGCCAACCAGACAGATGAGGAATTCAATAAAGAGCTTGACGAAGCAGTGGAATCTATTTATCAGGCTTCGATTTAA
- a CDS encoding glycosyltransferase family 4 protein → MINYTDLAIAFFIALIATFLLTYPVKKLAIKWGVVDLPNHRKIHKKVTPRLGGLAIFLGVFLGGLYLQPHHEHLPEIILGAIVILITGALDDRYDIRPVIKLSGQLIASSFLISSGLIIDKITLPFIGMVELGFFSVLITVLWVVGITNAINLIDGLDGLATGVTTIALTSMFIMALIDTQILAASLCIILIGANLGFLYHNFYPAKIYMGDSGSNFLGYAIAVVSVVGLFKNIALFSFIIPIIVLAVPIFDTLFAIARRAYNKENIMMPDNKHIHYQLLAAGFSHRKTVLIIYAFSALFGTMAVLFSYASLTTSFIITFFVLVLLHIFAEIGGLVMGGKKPILDTMKKIFKRREKDK, encoded by the coding sequence ATGATAAATTATACCGACCTGGCGATTGCCTTTTTCATCGCGCTTATCGCCACGTTTCTTTTAACATATCCGGTAAAAAAACTCGCGATCAAGTGGGGCGTCGTTGACCTGCCGAATCATCGCAAAATACATAAAAAAGTGACACCAAGGTTAGGCGGACTAGCCATTTTTCTTGGTGTTTTTTTGGGTGGCCTTTATTTGCAGCCGCACCATGAGCATCTGCCGGAAATCATCCTGGGCGCAATCGTCATTCTCATCACAGGCGCCCTCGACGACCGATACGATATACGGCCCGTCATCAAACTCTCCGGTCAGTTGATTGCATCATCATTCCTGATCTCATCCGGACTGATCATTGACAAAATCACACTCCCATTCATCGGAATGGTTGAACTCGGTTTTTTTAGCGTTCTCATTACCGTACTATGGGTCGTTGGTATAACGAACGCAATTAACCTGATCGACGGACTGGATGGCCTCGCAACAGGGGTCACGACGATTGCGCTGACGAGCATGTTCATCATGGCACTCATTGACACGCAAATCCTGGCAGCTTCATTATGTATCATCTTAATCGGTGCCAATCTTGGCTTTTTATATCATAATTTTTACCCGGCAAAAATTTATATGGGGGACTCCGGTTCAAATTTTCTTGGTTACGCGATTGCTGTCGTGTCAGTGGTCGGCCTATTCAAAAATATCGCCCTGTTCAGTTTCATCATTCCGATTATTGTCCTGGCCGTGCCGATTTTCGACACCTTGTTCGCGATTGCCCGACGTGCTTACAATAAGGAAAATATTATGATGCCTGACAACAAGCACATTCATTACCAGCTGCTCGCAGCAGGTTTCAGCCACCGGAAAACCGTCCTGATCATCTACGCATTCAGTGCGCTTTTCGGAACGATGGCTGTATTATTTTCCTATGCAAGCCTGACTACATCATTCATTATTACATTTTTCGTACTCGTACTGTTGCATATTTTTGCTGAGATTGGTGGTCTCGTTATGGGTGGGAAGAAGCCGATTCTTGATACGATGAAAAAAATATTTAAACGAAGGGAGAAAGATAAGTAA
- a CDS encoding APC family permease has product MEERQTLKKTLKPHWVWAIALGSSIGWGAFVQPTTWMSTAGPLGVIIGFCIGALLMMLIAVSYGYLIKSYPVSGGEFAYAFISLGRTHAFISGWFLTLGYICIVALNASAFALMVKFVFPALLENMHMYTIAGWDVYFTEVIIASAVLGIFGYFNVKGSGLSGRMQFVFCSIMVIGVIAITFMVGMQPGAGLSNVAPLFPTETTAFAAIISIVAIAPWAYVGFDNVPQAAEEFHFSSRKAFTLIILAIFFAALLYSMMIIATAMIEPWQNLVAQGGNWGTGAAIQGLLGNMGLVIIVTALTMGIFTGLNGFIISSSRLMFAMARAKILPEAFAKLHPKHQTPYVGIIFTVIAAMLAPWFGRQALGWVVDMSSIGVTIAYFYTCYTAFTLFKWSKGKDFNPKKHVVAPFKKTIAGLGMLASVTFLGLLLIPGSPAALGIESLIALAAWIVLGLIFYMARRSEFNEIPKEELNYLILGNKKIEAKNRA; this is encoded by the coding sequence ATGGAAGAACGACAGACACTGAAAAAAACACTGAAGCCACACTGGGTATGGGCTATCGCGTTAGGCTCATCGATTGGTTGGGGGGCGTTTGTACAGCCGACAACCTGGATGTCCACAGCAGGTCCATTGGGTGTCATTATCGGTTTTTGTATCGGTGCGTTACTTATGATGCTGATCGCCGTAAGTTATGGATATCTAATTAAAAGTTACCCGGTATCAGGCGGGGAATTTGCATACGCATTTATTAGTCTTGGACGCACGCACGCTTTTATCAGCGGATGGTTCCTTACGCTAGGATATATTTGTATTGTTGCCTTGAACGCATCTGCATTTGCACTAATGGTAAAATTTGTGTTTCCGGCACTGCTGGAGAATATGCATATGTATACAATCGCCGGCTGGGACGTTTATTTTACAGAAGTAATTATTGCATCAGCGGTATTAGGAATTTTTGGTTATTTTAATGTAAAAGGTTCAGGTCTTTCAGGACGCATGCAGTTTGTATTCTGTTCGATCATGGTCATCGGCGTAATCGCCATCACCTTTATGGTCGGGATGCAACCTGGTGCAGGTTTATCAAATGTAGCACCACTATTCCCGACAGAAACGACTGCATTCGCAGCGATTATATCAATTGTGGCGATTGCACCGTGGGCATATGTCGGGTTTGACAATGTACCACAGGCAGCAGAAGAATTTCACTTTTCATCCAGAAAAGCATTTACATTAATTATTCTTGCTATATTTTTCGCAGCATTATTATACAGCATGATGATTATTGCGACGGCTATGATTGAGCCGTGGCAGAATCTTGTAGCACAAGGCGGAAACTGGGGAACAGGAGCGGCGATTCAAGGGCTACTTGGCAACATGGGATTGGTAATTATTGTTACCGCACTGACAATGGGGATCTTCACCGGCCTGAATGGATTCATTATTTCATCAAGCCGTCTGATGTTTGCCATGGCCCGTGCGAAAATATTACCTGAAGCCTTTGCCAAGCTCCATCCAAAACATCAAACACCGTATGTAGGCATTATTTTCACCGTTATCGCAGCAATGCTGGCACCATGGTTCGGCCGCCAAGCACTGGGCTGGGTAGTCGACATGTCATCAATCGGTGTAACTATAGCTTATTTCTATACATGTTATACCGCGTTTACTTTATTTAAATGGTCAAAAGGCAAAGATTTCAATCCGAAGAAACACGTTGTCGCACCGTTTAAAAAAACTATCGCAGGACTGGGTATGCTTGCAAGTGTTACATTCCTCGGATTGCTGCTTATACCAGGATCACCGGCAGCACTTGGAATCGAATCACTGATTGCATTAGCTGCATGGATTGTACTTGGTCTTATATTCTATATGGCCAGACGGTCCGAATTTAATGAGATTCCAAAAGAAGAATTGAATTATTTGATTTTGGGTAATAAGAAGATTGAAGCGAAGAATCGGGCTTAA